A window of Benincasa hispida cultivar B227 chromosome 9, ASM972705v1, whole genome shotgun sequence genomic DNA:
aataataatcataataaataaatactttcATACATTGTAGATtacactctttttttttttataatgagtAGAAGTGTCCAATCACAAGTCACTATTTGTGGTaaactttcttttttaaaaaatatatatatatatattttttctgtATGACGTGATACATAAAAATGAGTGTTTTATGTTATTCAAGAATGGAAAATTATAGTCTTCATAAAAGCATAATAgttaaaaacgaaaaaaaaaaaaaaaatccatgaaTATTATCAAATATCACAATTTCATTAGTGGAACAAATCAAGATTTAAAATGTCGATATCAACTAGTTTTAATTAAAGCTAGATAAAAATATCAACAAGATGTCAATGAATATTTATGATAATattataaaaaccaaaaattttttaaaaaaacatataaatttgCAAATAAACATACTACGAATTATAAAccagtttaaatatttatttttttaagaaaaattatttattatttattatattaatattagttttttaaatatattatattcatattagttacaatactgttttttttttttttttggggtttctttattttattttcaagataaAATGAATCTTCCATGTCGATGTCGACCCATGAAATGTGAAAATATTAATGAAAAGTTCAACATgtcaatgaaaatttaataccataaaacagtaaaatctttaaacttaaaacATATATGGTGCTGTAATAAACACAACCATAGATATCTCCAAACCTGCTCTTGCTTCTCTCCAACATCAAAGAAcataatgtttaaatttagttaaactacaaataaacaaatttggTCCTTGTGGctaaaaaaagttaaaaccCAATTCTTATGATTTTAAAAGCTTGAATTTTatccctatagtttgataaaactttataatttatgataattttatcaaactAGAGTAAATGATCTAAATTATAACTTTAGAGTTAAGAACCAAATTTGTAACCTACCCTTTAAATTTCTTCTAAGCTTTTGATTTTAGGAAGAGAGGCAGAGACCATACAGCTCCTCCTAGTTATCAAAGTCCACTATCAACATTTATATGAACATTTTCATGAACATAATTCCTTCCCAGAAGTTGGTTTTTCCTAGAGCATTCTGATTGCACATTATTCAGGAAGAATAAATACATTTTCCACGCTGAACAAATTCCCATAAAGTTCTTCTAGATTATATACTGATCCATCTCCCACTAACCCTAAGATCATATACAAACATTATGCTTCCAAGTTACCACTGAAATACTAATTCACATAAGGGGCTAAATTTCTGCTATACCATTGTCCAAAAGGTTAAAACTGGCTTCAGCTATGTCCTGTTTGCAGATTTTAAGAGCTCTTACCGGCCGAATCTTGAATCTGTTTCCGACCATTCAAGCACAAGGCCAAATCTAAATTGTTCCTGCTTCCATCACTCGGGCTGTTCAGAATCTTGCTTGTTTCCTGCAAAGAGAATGGTCGAGGTTCATCAAGTTCTTGAGAAGATTCTACCATCTTGTACTGATCTAGCTAGCTTATCTATGATTAAGTTTTCCGGTAAGCAATGCCTATGCCACAGTTCATGAGTATGTGAATTGGTAaagatggctttaattcttcCTTGGTGCTCTGTAAGGTACTCAGTTAGAGATATAAGTATGCTAGTAGTAAAGGAAATAAGAATAATTAGTTAGGGAGTTGGTCTATTTTGTTATAAAGAGAGGGAGGGAAATTGAGGGAAGGGAGGCAATTGTTGAGTGATGTACGACTTGGGTTAGCATACACAAGAGAGGTTCCAATACTTGGATTATCTTGTGGTTTCATCTTTATATCTCAATATATTCAGATCTTATTCTAATTAAGAAGTATCCTAGCATGCTCACTGCTCAGGGCACAGGGTTTCCTAAAACCAGAACTATAAAGAGAAATCCAGTTTTAAGATGAAAAGTTGTTCTCTCCTGTAATCTTTCCATGTAGTTGGCACCAATCAACCGTCTCCTGTCTCACTGCACTTGAAAGCCAAAGACCATAACCACcctagttttccttttttttattatttttattatttttttattttcccatTTGGTGAGTACAACAGATGTGGAGAAATGGAAATTTGAACTTCCGGTCCAAAAGGAGTACAAGCTAATTACCGTTGAGTTATGCTTATGTTGACCAGAACCACACAAGTTTCAGATTTTTATTTGTCAGTTAATTATTATAAACAACATGAGCATGTAACTATCTCAATTAACAAGTATCATAAGGTAGAGCTCTTTGAAATCTGATATGAATGATTCAATTCAGCCAAAGACAATCAGAAATCGTTTTCCCCCccttttttagttcaacatgTGAAGGGGTATTCGAACCGATTTCCAACCTCTAACCTTGACATATGCTTAAACTAGTTAAGGTATACTTAAGTTAGCAGAGGCAATAAACTTCACAAGTACAAACCAAGTTGAAATCAATCAATCACCTGAGTTTCTTCCTTAAAAACTTCATTGACATTTAGCTCTCCCTGAGCCTCATTGCCCACAGTAGCTGTCTTTGCCGCCAACTGGTCCATTTCTTTCACTCTAACTTCATCTTTTATACTTCTCAATTCTGCATTTTTCTGCTCCTCCAGCACAGCAATCTGCACATCACAACCAAAAAAGGCAAATTGTTTGCTCGCAGTTAAATCTTAATTAAGAAGAACAGGCAACAATCAGAACAGAATACAAGATGACCTATATTCATAATCAAGACACATACCAACAGAAACAACACCCTTTTTTAAATTGTTCCCAAAAGGCAGAGAATGCTAAAATCAGTAAGTAGAAACTAAAAAGCACTGAtacaaatcaataccaagaactgcATCGTCCATGAAAAATCAACGATAGACGAGATTGACGAAGAACTTCTTCACAAACCCCTCACTTAAGAAATCGGTAACACTCCCAATTCACATGCAACAAACGCAATcgcaatctcccacttaccacACACAGCATCAATCGGACCATGCAAAATGGATTCAGATAGAGCTTTGAACTTACAGGAGTGTAACGGAACTTCCGTTTGGGCGGCTCGTCAGGCGGCGCGGTGGTTCCGTCAGCTTCCGATGAAGTAGGCGGATGAATCGGAGTCCA
This region includes:
- the LOC120085942 gene encoding uncharacterized protein LOC120085942: MEGIGSRLGRASSRYGPAATVFNGPVRKWKKKWVLASSSSSGLTYHPSSQSQSNAQKLLLCRWTPIHPPTSSEADGTTAPPDEPPKRKFRYTPIAVLEEQKNAELRSIKDEVRVKEMDQLAAKTATVGNEAQGELNVNEVFKEETQETSKILNSPSDGSRNNLDLALCLNGRKQIQDSAGKSS